From a single Planctellipticum variicoloris genomic region:
- a CDS encoding efflux RND transporter permease subunit, translating into MISQFYRKYSKAILWGVALSFPFFAYQAEQIPSNNDIETWLPRNTEVRQVYEDFKLDFGAEEVILVGVPESSATPVELEALAGRLERAPQVRQVWTPDRMVARMEQLSVSAEEARGRLTGLLQSADGATSGVMVLLSDAGLADRAGTVAVVREILEYCQLSGAEVALTGAPVIVTELDRLGSSKSSKGFFMITLAVSLGLLYFSLRHIGMSLAVLGVTVWGIFANQTVLAWCGGEMNFILGSLSVMVMIFTLSIAVHLISYYSEAVRDNIADPLQQALRESAWPCALSTLTTLLGLISLNVSNILPVAQFGYAAAMGSVVALVVGMGIVPALLVVWPQATVTSNQFRVNFYDWGSWIGVHRLRILGAAVVVMAVTGLGIVQLRSDINPVEFLPKNSRILTDLRTIERDLTNVDSIEIVVDFQGRKLPFGDQLERVRGIEARIAAHPGVRHTLSAATFFPTHGPEGAFAAARMLSAAQSYSGDDGLTANDHNLWRISARIQNLPGLSAVAVLEQLTSELEGEPVTLTGITPLLKSAQLEIFDGFWQSFTAACLTIFLVMILALRSFVSAVIAMVPNILPIWLVFGGVGFWGLPVDIGMMMTGSISLGISVDCTFHFLVHYQQAYRQGHSSVEACRRALQHSGEPMLDSTLICSVGMMALCLSSFSPTARFGWLMTTQMLASLLGELLLLPALLCLRPERRSLSAAAASPPPTTPTPTPDPEPEIHRMPAPHIAQPGIRRRAARQ; encoded by the coding sequence GAGTCCCCGAATCGTCGGCAACGCCGGTCGAGCTCGAGGCGCTGGCTGGACGACTTGAACGAGCGCCGCAGGTGCGTCAGGTCTGGACGCCCGACCGGATGGTGGCGCGGATGGAGCAGCTCTCAGTTTCCGCCGAGGAAGCCCGGGGGCGATTGACGGGGTTGCTGCAGTCGGCCGACGGTGCGACCTCCGGCGTCATGGTCCTGCTCTCCGACGCAGGACTCGCCGACCGGGCGGGCACGGTCGCCGTCGTTCGAGAGATTCTGGAATACTGCCAGCTCAGTGGCGCCGAAGTCGCTCTGACCGGGGCCCCCGTGATCGTCACCGAACTCGACCGGCTGGGAAGCAGCAAGTCGAGCAAGGGCTTCTTCATGATCACGCTGGCGGTCAGCCTGGGACTGCTCTACTTCTCCTTGCGTCATATCGGAATGAGTCTCGCTGTCCTGGGGGTCACGGTCTGGGGCATCTTTGCCAATCAGACCGTGCTGGCCTGGTGCGGCGGCGAGATGAACTTCATTCTCGGATCGTTGTCGGTGATGGTGATGATTTTCACCCTCTCGATCGCGGTCCACCTCATCAGTTACTACAGCGAAGCGGTCCGTGACAATATTGCGGACCCGCTGCAGCAGGCGCTGCGCGAATCCGCGTGGCCGTGTGCGCTGTCGACGTTGACGACGCTGCTGGGGCTGATTTCGCTGAACGTCAGCAACATCCTTCCGGTCGCGCAGTTCGGTTACGCCGCGGCGATGGGATCGGTGGTTGCGCTGGTGGTCGGCATGGGGATCGTTCCGGCGCTGCTGGTCGTCTGGCCGCAAGCGACCGTCACATCCAATCAGTTCCGCGTCAACTTCTACGACTGGGGAAGCTGGATCGGAGTGCATCGGCTCCGCATCCTGGGAGCTGCGGTGGTTGTGATGGCGGTGACCGGGCTGGGAATCGTTCAGCTCCGGTCGGATATCAATCCGGTGGAATTCCTGCCGAAAAACAGTCGCATTCTGACGGACTTGCGGACGATCGAACGCGACCTGACCAATGTCGATTCGATTGAGATCGTCGTCGATTTCCAGGGCCGGAAGCTGCCGTTCGGCGATCAGCTCGAACGCGTGCGCGGGATTGAGGCACGCATTGCGGCGCACCCGGGCGTGCGGCACACGCTTTCCGCGGCGACGTTTTTTCCGACGCACGGCCCGGAGGGGGCCTTCGCGGCGGCGCGAATGCTGTCGGCGGCGCAGTCCTACAGCGGGGACGACGGCCTGACCGCCAACGATCACAACCTGTGGCGAATCTCCGCCCGGATTCAGAACCTGCCGGGACTCTCCGCAGTGGCGGTGCTGGAACAGTTGACCAGCGAGCTGGAAGGCGAACCTGTCACGTTGACGGGGATCACACCGCTTCTGAAGAGTGCGCAGCTCGAGATTTTTGACGGCTTCTGGCAGAGCTTTACGGCCGCGTGTCTGACGATCTTCCTGGTGATGATTCTGGCTCTCAGATCGTTCGTCTCGGCGGTGATCGCGATGGTGCCGAATATTCTGCCGATCTGGCTCGTATTCGGCGGCGTCGGCTTCTGGGGACTGCCGGTCGATATCGGCATGATGATGACCGGCAGTATTTCGCTGGGGATCTCGGTCGACTGCACCTTCCACTTTCTGGTGCACTACCAGCAGGCGTACCGGCAGGGACACTCGTCGGTTGAGGCGTGTCGTCGAGCGTTGCAGCATTCGGGCGAGCCGATGCTCGATTCCACGCTGATCTGCAGCGTCGGTATGATGGCTCTTTGTCTGAGCAGTTTCAGCCCGACGGCCCGGTTCGGCTGGCTGATGACGACTCAGATGCTGGCCTCGCTGCTCGGCGAATTGCTGCTGCTGCCGGCGCTGCTCTGCCTCCGTCCGGAACGGCGTTCGCTGTCCGCCGCTGCGGCGTCACCTCCCCCGACCACACCCACTCCGACGCCGGACCCGGAGCCTGAGATTCACCGGATGCCGGCGCCGCACATCGCTCAGCCGGGCATTCGTCGTCGGGCCGCGCGACAGTAG
- a CDS encoding sulfite exporter TauE/SafE family protein — translation MPDLTSAQWCLAVLAAAGIGISKSGLSGVSLLHVLIFAFLFGARDSTGVVLPMLIVGDVLAVATFRQHARWDYIRRLLPPAAAGVVAGSLLIGQLSESQFKPLVGIVILLLTVLQLVRLWRPNLYEHVPHQTWFVWMIGLVAGITTMLANAAGPIMALYLVAVALPKFELVGTSAWFFLAINVFKVPFSAGLGLIHADTLALNVVLVPFIAAGLLAGRWLVTRIPQKIFDGFLLVFAAVAALRLVGVF, via the coding sequence ATGCCCGATCTGACGTCCGCGCAATGGTGTCTGGCCGTGCTGGCGGCGGCCGGGATCGGGATTTCCAAGAGCGGGCTGTCGGGTGTCAGCCTGCTGCACGTACTGATCTTCGCGTTTCTGTTCGGGGCTCGCGATTCGACCGGCGTCGTATTGCCGATGCTGATCGTCGGGGATGTGCTGGCGGTGGCGACGTTCCGTCAGCACGCCCGCTGGGACTATATCCGCCGCCTGCTGCCTCCCGCCGCGGCAGGGGTTGTCGCCGGTTCGCTGCTGATCGGGCAACTTTCGGAATCGCAGTTCAAGCCGCTGGTCGGGATCGTGATTCTGCTACTGACGGTTCTGCAACTCGTCAGGCTCTGGCGGCCGAACCTGTATGAGCATGTGCCGCATCAGACGTGGTTTGTCTGGATGATCGGCCTCGTGGCCGGTATCACGACGATGCTGGCGAACGCCGCCGGGCCGATCATGGCGCTGTACCTGGTGGCGGTTGCGCTGCCGAAGTTCGAGCTTGTCGGGACGAGCGCCTGGTTCTTTCTGGCGATCAATGTCTTCAAGGTTCCGTTCAGCGCGGGGCTGGGGCTGATTCATGCGGACACGCTGGCTCTGAACGTCGTGCTGGTCCCGTTCATCGCCGCGGGGCTGTTGGCAGGGCGCTGGCTGGTGACTCGCATTCCGCAGAAAATCTTCGATGGCTTTCTGCTGGTCTTTGCAGCCGTCGCGGCGTTGCGCCTCGTTGGCGTGTTCTGA
- a CDS encoding SGNH/GDSL hydrolase family protein — protein sequence MRISLTVFTACTLAGVAAALVSGFGHAAEPKAPESDAAGRPKLQIGALPVGRVLILGNSITLHGPAENIGWTGNWGMAASAADKDFVHLLLGRVAKAAGGQPQSLVRNIADFERQYSTYDVAAGIKPAIDFEADLIVLAIGENVPALKSDDEKVAFKTAVSGLLSKLKGARQPTVIVRSSFWADAAKDEALKEASESVGGVFVEIGALGRDEANYARSERKIAHAGVAAHPGDKGMQAIADALWKAIEAKAAAK from the coding sequence ATGCGGATTTCTCTCACTGTGTTTACGGCATGCACGCTGGCAGGTGTTGCGGCGGCACTGGTTTCGGGTTTCGGGCATGCTGCGGAGCCGAAGGCCCCGGAGTCGGACGCTGCCGGGCGTCCGAAGTTGCAGATCGGCGCGCTGCCGGTCGGCCGGGTGCTGATCCTTGGGAACAGCATCACGCTGCACGGTCCGGCGGAGAACATCGGTTGGACCGGGAACTGGGGGATGGCAGCGAGTGCTGCGGACAAGGACTTTGTCCATCTGCTGCTGGGCCGGGTGGCGAAGGCCGCCGGCGGGCAGCCGCAGTCCCTGGTCCGGAACATCGCCGATTTCGAACGGCAATATTCGACCTACGACGTGGCTGCGGGGATCAAGCCGGCGATCGACTTCGAGGCCGATCTGATCGTGCTGGCGATTGGCGAGAATGTTCCGGCGTTGAAGAGCGACGATGAAAAGGTCGCGTTCAAGACGGCGGTCTCGGGGCTGTTGTCGAAGCTGAAGGGAGCGCGGCAGCCGACGGTGATCGTGCGGAGCAGTTTCTGGGCGGATGCTGCGAAAGACGAGGCGCTCAAGGAGGCGTCCGAGAGCGTCGGCGGGGTGTTTGTGGAGATCGGAGCGCTCGGCCGGGACGAAGCCAACTACGCCCGCTCGGAACGGAAGATCGCGCATGCGGGAGTGGCGGCGCATCCGGGGGACAAGGGGATGCAGGCGATCGCGGACGCCCTCTGGAAGGCGATCGAAGCGAAGGCGGCTGCCAAGTAG
- a CDS encoding amidohydrolase/deacetylase family metallohydrolase — protein MFDLLIRNGRVIDPAQNLDARRDVAVRGGRIAALLEPGSPAEAPHSVDADGRFVVPGLMDFHVHVFPGVSHFGTEADPICLARGVTSVVDFGTAGSLIFDGFRQYVIDKVQTRVFALLHIAGQGLISSRPLPTGIGELHDLRYCSVENAVRMVDRHRDVICGIKIRLTDNLAEEGRNEAEALRLAREAADQVRLPLVVHSPNSSLPIGHILSQMRSGDVLTHCYHGHRCGLADETLQVLPVVRDALQRGVLLDVGHGMGAFDFRVARSLLEQGVLPEFISSDLHHYNVDGPVYDQVTTLDKFLHLGMELPEVIRRTTATVARFLGRQDELGTLKPGAFADITILELLEGEFPLTDSMGRTETGRRRLEPTHVFREGRQFGILPRAGGSN, from the coding sequence ATGTTCGATCTGCTGATTCGCAATGGTCGCGTCATCGATCCCGCCCAGAATCTCGACGCACGACGCGACGTCGCCGTGCGCGGCGGACGGATTGCAGCCCTGCTCGAACCCGGATCGCCGGCCGAAGCCCCCCATTCGGTCGACGCTGATGGCCGGTTCGTCGTCCCGGGCCTGATGGACTTCCACGTTCACGTATTCCCCGGCGTGAGTCACTTCGGGACGGAAGCCGACCCGATCTGCCTGGCGCGCGGCGTCACCAGCGTCGTCGATTTCGGCACGGCCGGCAGCCTGATTTTTGACGGCTTCCGCCAGTATGTCATCGACAAGGTTCAGACCCGCGTCTTTGCCCTGCTCCACATCGCCGGACAGGGACTCATCAGCAGCCGCCCCCTGCCGACGGGAATCGGCGAGCTTCACGATCTGCGTTATTGCAGCGTCGAGAACGCCGTGCGGATGGTTGACCGGCATCGCGACGTCATCTGCGGCATCAAAATCCGCCTGACGGACAATCTCGCCGAAGAAGGTCGCAACGAGGCCGAGGCGCTGCGACTGGCCCGGGAAGCCGCCGACCAGGTCAGGTTGCCGCTGGTCGTCCACAGCCCGAACTCATCGCTGCCAATCGGGCATATTCTTTCCCAGATGCGGTCCGGGGACGTTTTGACCCATTGCTATCACGGACATCGATGCGGCCTGGCGGATGAGACGTTGCAGGTGCTGCCCGTCGTCCGCGACGCCCTCCAGCGGGGCGTGCTGCTCGACGTCGGCCACGGCATGGGAGCCTTCGACTTCCGCGTCGCACGCAGTCTGCTCGAACAGGGCGTCTTGCCCGAATTCATCAGCAGCGATTTGCATCACTACAACGTCGACGGCCCGGTCTACGACCAGGTGACGACGCTCGACAAATTCCTCCATCTCGGCATGGAACTTCCGGAAGTGATCCGGCGGACAACCGCGACGGTGGCCCGTTTCCTGGGACGTCAGGATGAGCTCGGCACGCTCAAGCCCGGCGCCTTCGCGGATATCACCATCCTCGAACTCCTGGAGGGCGAGTTTCCGCTGACGGACTCAATGGGCCGTACGGAAACCGGACGCCGGCGCCTGGAGCCAACCCATGTCTTCCGGGAGGGCCGACAGTTCGGCATCCTGCCCCGCGCCGGCGGTTCAAACTGA
- a CDS encoding alpha/beta hydrolase, whose amino-acid sequence MKCFGTFFTLLFLVIVAPVSGAEELIFEKDIEYANPDGQHLQLNLARPAQIEGRAPAILCIHGGGFRAGKREGWDERCRKLAERGYVAATVTYRLAPKYQFPAAIYDVKAAVRWLRANADKYRIDPERIGVVGDSAGGHLVQFLGVTGGVAQFEGEGGNPEFSSRVNCVVNYYGPSDLTRSYGKSVDAAEVLPLWLGGDATQERRRHILASPLYWVTPEAAPTLLLHGTEDKYVAFEQAEWIHDRLKAAEVEVEILKLDGAGHGFRGADAERAEGAMFEFFDRQLKR is encoded by the coding sequence ATGAAGTGCTTCGGGACTTTTTTCACACTGCTGTTTCTGGTCATCGTGGCGCCGGTCTCCGGCGCCGAAGAGCTGATCTTCGAGAAGGACATCGAATACGCCAATCCCGACGGTCAGCATCTGCAACTCAATCTGGCGCGTCCGGCGCAAATCGAAGGGCGGGCGCCGGCTATCCTGTGCATTCACGGCGGCGGCTTCCGCGCCGGCAAACGTGAGGGCTGGGACGAGCGCTGCCGGAAACTCGCGGAGCGAGGCTATGTCGCGGCGACGGTGACCTATCGGCTGGCCCCCAAATATCAGTTCCCGGCCGCGATTTACGACGTAAAGGCGGCCGTCCGCTGGCTCCGCGCCAACGCCGACAAGTACCGGATCGATCCCGAACGGATCGGCGTGGTCGGAGATTCGGCGGGGGGACATCTAGTACAGTTTCTGGGGGTGACCGGGGGCGTTGCGCAGTTCGAAGGGGAAGGCGGAAATCCGGAATTCTCGAGCCGCGTAAATTGCGTGGTGAACTACTACGGTCCGAGCGATCTGACTCGGTCGTACGGGAAGAGCGTCGACGCCGCGGAAGTCCTGCCGCTGTGGCTGGGAGGCGACGCGACGCAGGAACGGCGGCGGCATATCCTGGCGAGCCCCCTTTACTGGGTCACACCTGAGGCGGCTCCGACGCTGCTCCTGCATGGCACGGAAGACAAGTATGTGGCATTCGAGCAGGCGGAATGGATTCACGACCGGTTGAAGGCTGCAGAAGTCGAGGTCGAGATTCTGAAGCTGGACGGGGCAGGGCACGGATTCCGCGGCGCCGACGCCGAGCGGGCCGAGGGGGCGATGTTCGAATTCTTCGATCGCCAGTTGAAACGGTGA
- a CDS encoding PilZ domain-containing protein, with product MVTGGLTQAATLTDGPAADGRHNLRMPVDFLQQQGRLTTRQGTFTVRVQDVSAGGFGVEVEGAPASFKSDDAELELDGETVPVRICYVKQEAAHALVGLQRRDWSPAVDQIAYQKRQLIRRHRRQLLYHYLGHRNTLPLMLAIIATGIILLFASGVWRSDVVAGRSWNIHVGSSSRRPAVNNSITSAEFSRNVADAGRQEESPIAPARAAAMPDAWVGERSATPLELVSGSKPSIAIGDAGPSILVSPNAATRLQSLLSRPQRAISEAALNDGLRNLTARGDAVVNGASQTGRLDLGDDASLRVRWSRTSEGIVIEDVTEIGRTGN from the coding sequence ATGGTGACCGGCGGCCTGACGCAGGCGGCGACATTGACCGACGGGCCTGCCGCGGATGGTCGGCATAACCTGCGCATGCCGGTCGACTTTCTGCAGCAGCAGGGCCGCCTGACGACCCGGCAGGGGACGTTTACCGTCCGGGTGCAGGATGTGTCGGCGGGAGGATTCGGCGTCGAAGTCGAAGGGGCGCCGGCGTCGTTCAAGTCGGACGACGCAGAACTGGAACTGGACGGTGAGACCGTCCCGGTCCGCATCTGCTATGTGAAGCAGGAAGCCGCGCACGCTCTCGTCGGACTTCAGCGGCGTGACTGGTCACCCGCAGTCGATCAGATTGCTTATCAGAAGCGGCAGTTGATCCGTCGACACCGGCGCCAACTGCTGTATCACTATCTGGGCCACCGCAATACGCTTCCATTGATGCTGGCGATTATTGCGACCGGCATCATTTTGCTGTTCGCTTCGGGCGTCTGGCGCTCCGACGTCGTCGCCGGTCGAAGCTGGAACATTCACGTCGGCTCAAGTTCGCGGCGGCCCGCTGTCAACAACAGCATCACATCCGCCGAGTTCTCCCGCAATGTGGCGGACGCCGGACGGCAGGAGGAATCTCCCATAGCTCCCGCCCGCGCCGCCGCGATGCCGGACGCCTGGGTGGGTGAGAGGTCCGCGACGCCCCTCGAACTGGTTTCCGGTTCGAAGCCGTCGATCGCAATTGGCGACGCGGGGCCATCCATCCTTGTCAGTCCGAATGCCGCAACTCGACTGCAATCGCTGCTGTCGCGTCCGCAGCGGGCGATCTCCGAGGCGGCATTGAACGACGGGCTCCGGAACCTGACGGCGCGCGGCGACGCGGTCGTGAATGGCGCGTCGCAGACCGGTCGCCTTGACCTCGGCGACGACGCTTCGCTGCGCGTGCGCTGGTCGCGGACGAGTGAAGGAATTGTCATCGAAGACGTCACGGAAATCGGCCGGACCGGCAACTGA
- a CDS encoding Gfo/Idh/MocA family protein, producing MDQHHPDLPRRHSRRDFLSTGAAIAAGAAAAPMLIPRHVLAAPGRPGANDRIRVGAIGVGGRASLLLQQLPESAQIVALSDCNLPRAEAFKAKAQGDWPVYQDYRKLLDRPDIDAVIVATGEFQRVVPCIHACQAGKDVYAEKPLTLYINEGRALVNAVRRYDRVLQVGSQQRSMAVNRVACELVRSGGLGKILEVRAINYGGAEASPIPFPPGAAVPEGLDWNMWLNQSAERPFHPDWMGWMRWRDFAGGEMTNWGAHGVDQIQWALGADETGPVSMRPLTDGPNGQVAMRYANGVNVNFVIEPGRGPMGGAIFVCEKGKLEINRNKFASNPPEIAEELKKKIDLQEEERKWSDQLALWQARWHMQDWLDCIRSRNRPVADVEIGHRSVSVCHLANITRAVGRELRWDPAGEQFAGDEQANALLDRPRRKGFELPTL from the coding sequence ATGGACCAGCATCATCCTGACTTGCCGCGTCGTCACAGTCGCCGCGATTTTCTGTCGACCGGGGCGGCGATTGCCGCGGGAGCGGCTGCGGCTCCAATGCTGATTCCCAGGCACGTGCTGGCGGCGCCTGGACGGCCAGGAGCGAACGACCGAATTCGAGTCGGGGCCATCGGCGTCGGCGGACGCGCGAGCCTGTTACTGCAGCAACTTCCTGAGTCGGCTCAGATTGTGGCGCTCAGCGACTGCAATCTGCCACGGGCCGAGGCATTCAAGGCCAAGGCCCAGGGGGACTGGCCGGTCTATCAGGACTACCGCAAACTTCTCGACCGACCGGATATCGACGCCGTGATCGTCGCGACGGGCGAATTCCAGCGGGTCGTCCCGTGTATTCATGCCTGTCAGGCTGGCAAGGATGTGTATGCCGAAAAGCCGCTGACCCTTTACATCAACGAAGGTCGGGCGCTGGTCAACGCCGTTCGTCGCTACGATCGCGTGTTGCAGGTCGGCTCACAGCAGCGTTCGATGGCGGTCAATCGCGTGGCCTGCGAACTGGTTCGCAGCGGCGGACTGGGAAAGATTCTCGAAGTCCGAGCGATCAATTACGGCGGCGCCGAGGCTTCGCCGATTCCGTTCCCTCCCGGAGCCGCGGTCCCCGAGGGGCTTGACTGGAACATGTGGCTCAATCAGTCCGCCGAGCGACCGTTTCACCCCGATTGGATGGGCTGGATGCGCTGGCGGGACTTCGCCGGCGGGGAGATGACGAACTGGGGCGCCCACGGCGTCGATCAGATTCAATGGGCGCTGGGGGCCGACGAAACCGGGCCGGTCTCGATGCGTCCGCTGACGGATGGGCCGAACGGGCAAGTAGCCATGCGTTATGCGAATGGCGTCAACGTGAATTTCGTCATCGAACCCGGCCGCGGTCCGATGGGCGGGGCGATCTTCGTGTGCGAGAAGGGGAAGCTCGAAATCAACCGGAACAAGTTTGCCTCGAATCCGCCGGAGATCGCCGAAGAGCTGAAAAAGAAGATCGATCTCCAGGAAGAGGAACGGAAGTGGAGCGACCAGCTTGCGCTCTGGCAGGCGCGCTGGCATATGCAGGACTGGCTCGACTGCATCCGCAGCCGGAATCGTCCGGTGGCGGACGTGGAAATCGGCCACCGGTCGGTCTCGGTCTGCCACCTGGCGAATATTACGCGCGCCGTCGGACGCGAGCTGCGATGGGATCCGGCCGGCGAACAGTTCGCCGGGGACGAGCAGGCCAATGCCCTGCTCGATCGCCCGCGGCGAAAGGGTTTCGAACTGCCGACTCTTTGA
- a CDS encoding efflux RND transporter permease subunit — MLTISRKFGRATAWIVDHSWLAGLFIAAMSGLAIVGYINPHLLTELFKQPPLATATPVAAPPPAATPRRPPDVQAVDLTRAHATLVVQSDDVFTPAGAKALRHMVEELEALPYVSDVLWIDRVPLLNIFGLPEPVLPKSTASDNRFAAAKERALKHPLIAGQLMSRDGRTLLMMVNFDWLFVERDEDCTERLREVAVAAAAESPEVKFSVLVTGRVPIHLTMLKTHEANETKYQVIGYGVVLLMAVVLFRGFGSVLIVALGPALGVFWTLGILRFFDLQDNPFNDVVLPVMLSLVGLTDGVHLMVQIRRKRAHGMNAHEATRAALEEVGLACFLTSLTTAIGFWSLTLARHEIVQTFGWSCVLGVTLTFFAVLTVIPLACISWIGRWVPPSDEEGFIERHLHRVSGLIDVVLKRPKLVSGLGIAITAVCFLISLTLRPDERRSSYLPAGSESVKAMQVMDRALGGLEFSEVSVRWTDEVQEDSPEVLEVITQVDDLLKAEPLLGSPISIRSLVDALPGDGPPAERMSMLELLPAPLKRAFYTPESRRASVDFRVQDLGIAQYGDVFTRVEGKLAALSRAHPEFTLVLDGSAVGRWRNLYQIVVDLASSLGSAAIIIFVVLGLVYRSVRIGLIAVIPNVFPLAVTGAYLVFTGQSLEVVSVCAFTVCLGIAVDDTIHFLTRYQEEVGRSVTRDDAIRKAFTGVGTSMIMTTLVLVVGFSTVIFSDMRDQRIFATMGVVTLAAALLGDLIILPAMLSCFAREQVGGATSDPANEPQIS, encoded by the coding sequence GTGTTGACGATCTCCCGCAAGTTTGGCCGCGCGACCGCCTGGATCGTCGACCATTCCTGGCTCGCCGGGTTGTTCATCGCCGCCATGAGCGGCCTGGCCATCGTCGGATACATCAATCCGCATCTGCTGACCGAGTTGTTCAAACAACCGCCGCTGGCGACGGCGACTCCCGTCGCCGCTCCTCCCCCTGCCGCCACACCCCGACGCCCGCCGGACGTCCAAGCGGTCGACCTGACCCGGGCGCACGCGACGCTGGTCGTTCAGTCGGACGACGTCTTCACACCCGCCGGCGCCAAAGCGCTGCGGCATATGGTCGAGGAGTTGGAAGCTCTCCCCTATGTTTCCGACGTCCTCTGGATCGACCGGGTCCCGTTGCTCAACATCTTCGGTTTGCCGGAACCGGTGCTCCCCAAGTCCACGGCCTCCGACAACCGGTTTGCGGCTGCGAAGGAACGGGCGCTGAAACATCCGCTGATCGCGGGACAACTGATGTCCCGCGACGGTCGCACACTGCTGATGATGGTCAATTTCGACTGGTTGTTCGTCGAACGCGACGAAGACTGCACGGAACGCCTGCGGGAAGTCGCAGTGGCTGCAGCAGCCGAATCCCCGGAAGTCAAGTTTTCGGTGCTCGTGACGGGGCGCGTCCCCATCCATTTGACGATGCTCAAAACTCACGAAGCCAACGAAACCAAGTACCAGGTCATCGGCTATGGAGTCGTGCTCCTGATGGCCGTCGTCCTGTTCCGCGGATTCGGTTCCGTATTGATCGTGGCCCTCGGCCCAGCATTGGGAGTCTTCTGGACGCTCGGAATTCTGAGGTTCTTCGACCTGCAGGACAACCCGTTCAATGACGTCGTGCTGCCGGTGATGCTCAGCCTGGTCGGCCTGACCGACGGCGTCCACCTGATGGTGCAGATTCGCCGGAAGCGAGCCCACGGCATGAACGCGCATGAGGCGACGCGAGCCGCGCTCGAAGAAGTCGGACTGGCCTGCTTCCTGACCTCTCTGACCACGGCCATCGGTTTCTGGTCGCTGACGCTGGCCCGGCACGAAATCGTACAGACGTTCGGCTGGAGCTGCGTCCTGGGAGTGACCCTGACCTTCTTCGCCGTGCTGACCGTGATTCCGCTGGCCTGCATTTCCTGGATCGGTCGCTGGGTCCCTCCCAGCGATGAGGAGGGCTTCATCGAGCGCCATCTCCATCGTGTCAGCGGACTGATTGACGTCGTGTTGAAGCGTCCGAAACTCGTCAGCGGGCTGGGCATTGCCATCACGGCCGTCTGCTTTCTGATTTCCCTCACGTTGCGCCCGGACGAGCGGAGATCCAGCTACCTGCCGGCGGGAAGCGAGTCCGTCAAAGCGATGCAGGTGATGGATCGCGCCCTCGGCGGCCTGGAGTTTTCCGAGGTGAGCGTCCGCTGGACCGACGAAGTGCAGGAAGATTCGCCCGAAGTGCTGGAAGTCATCACGCAAGTCGATGATCTGCTGAAGGCGGAGCCGCTGCTGGGGAGCCCGATCTCAATCCGCAGTCTCGTTGACGCTCTGCCCGGCGACGGACCGCCTGCGGAGCGGATGTCGATGCTGGAGCTGCTCCCCGCACCGCTGAAGCGGGCCTTCTATACGCCGGAGTCGCGCCGGGCGTCCGTCGACTTCCGCGTCCAGGATTTGGGAATTGCGCAGTACGGCGACGTCTTTACGCGCGTCGAAGGGAAACTCGCCGCACTCAGCCGGGCCCATCCGGAATTCACGCTGGTGCTTGACGGCTCCGCGGTCGGGCGCTGGCGCAATCTGTACCAGATCGTCGTCGACCTCGCCTCCAGTCTCGGCAGTGCGGCGATCATCATCTTTGTCGTCCTGGGCCTGGTCTATCGCTCGGTGCGAATCGGGCTGATCGCCGTGATCCCCAATGTCTTTCCGCTGGCGGTGACGGGCGCCTACCTGGTCTTTACCGGTCAGTCGCTGGAAGTTGTCAGCGTGTGCGCGTTTACGGTCTGCCTGGGAATCGCCGTCGACGACACAATCCACTTCCTGACCCGCTACCAGGAGGAAGTCGGCCGGAGCGTGACTCGCGACGATGCCATCCGAAAGGCGTTCACCGGCGTGGGGACGTCGATGATCATGACCACTCTCGTGCTGGTCGTCGGATTCTCAACCGTGATCTTCAGCGACATGCGCGACCAGCGGATTTTTGCCACGATGGGCGTGGTGACGCTGGCGGCGGCCCTGCTCGGCGACCTGATCATTCTGCCCGCAATGCTGTCGTGCTTTGCCAGAGAACAGGTCGGAGGCGCGACGAGCGATCCCGCGAACGAGCCACAAATTTCGTAA